A DNA window from Branchiostoma lanceolatum isolate klBraLanc5 chromosome 17, klBraLanc5.hap2, whole genome shotgun sequence contains the following coding sequences:
- the LOC136422774 gene encoding vacuolar protein sorting-associated protein 16 homolog isoform X2 translates to MAHVTGDWNPLGQVFYRKQEIYSMGWRDIDLDKFVVAAAPYGGPIALIRDETKLVRVQGSIRPVIYIYTSSGREISSIRWNSGHVIHLGWSCSEELLCVQEDGSVLVYDIFGQFKRTFSMGTEAKEMKVRDCRIFNSHQGTGLAVMTSTYRIFMVNNVDEPRIRRMADVPGLDAPPSSWVVISQDRQSRVLLARENDLYLLDHGGQYSRQLAPVSQQVEAYTEMAVSFNNKYLALFTNSGLLWIGSSDLERAYCEFDTKCPQRPKQLAWCGTGAIVGYWENILLMVGPGKDYVKYNVDSTVHLVPELDGLRILSNYIHEFLHKVPTVVECVFKIGSIEPGAMLYEASREFQNGSPKADEYIRMIQDRLQAAVDQCIQAAGSEHEPTTQRMLLRAASFGKCFLSDMNPEPFVRMCRMLRVLNSVRDFTIGIPLSCAQLEQLSMPVLIDRLVLRRQYPLAIRVCQYLKMPDAEGVSRILAHWACYKVQQTHVDDELIARSINEKLRDAPGISYSEIAAKAAECGRTELAIRLLEYEPKSAEQVPLLMKMGRDQLALAKAVDSGDTDLVYTVVMHLKEKLTLGDFLMTIRNLPTAQSLYLQYCKEQNREMLQDLYYQEDNFQESANCRVMDSYNETRMDERIRALQQAQEAYTKARNDFAAKATEEQVRLLKYQMRLEEELKRPYLDLSLHDTISQLTTEGNHKLAEQLRKEFKVPDKRFWWLKIQALAEGSDWAELDRFAKSKKSPIGYEPFIDVCLKHQNRYEANKYVGRIPDPGKVKAYIKIGNLEQAAETALQQRSEDELNLVLSKCTSSHRVLAEKINTMKAQISSKK, encoded by the exons ATGGCTCATGTGACTGGCGATTGGAACCCGCTGGGACAGGTTTTCTACAG GAAGCAGGAGATCTACTCCATGGGATGGCGCGACATCGACCTGGACAAGTTCGTGGTCGCCGCGGCGCCGTACGGGGGACCGATCGCGCTGATACGGGACGAGACGAAGCTGgtgcgggtacagggcagcATCCGACCcgtcatctacatctacacctCCTCTGGCAGGGAGATCTCCTCTATACGG TGGAACAGCGGTCATGTGATCCACCTGGGCTGGTCGTGCAGCGAGGAGCTGCTGTGTGTTCAGGAGGACGGGAGCGTGCTCGTGTACGACATCTTCGGGCAGTTCAAACGCACCTTCAGCATGGGCACC GAAGCAAAGGAGATGAAGGTCAGAGATTGCCGGATCTTCAACAGCCACCAGGGCACCGGCCTGGCCGTCATGACCAGCACCTACCGCATCTTCATGGTCAACAACGTGGACGAACCGCGCATTCGCAGGATGGCCGACGTGCCAG GTCTTGACGCCCCTCCCAGCAGTTGGGTGGTGATCTCGCAGGACCGACAGTCGCGCGTCCTTCTGGCGCGGGAGAACGACCTTTACCTGCTCGACCACGGCGGGCAGTACTCCCGACAG CTTGCCCCAGTAAGCCAGCAGGTTGAGGCGTACACAGAGATGGCCGTTTCCTTCAACAACAAGTACCTGGCTCTGTTCACCAACTCTGGCCTGCTGTGGATCGGGTCCTCAGATTTGGAG AGAGCGTACTGTGAGTTTGACACCAAGTGTCCGCAGAGACCCAAGCAGCTCGCCTG GTGCGGCACAGGTGCTATAGTGGGCTACTGGGAGAACATACTGCTGATGGTGGGTCCAGGGAAGGACTATGTAAAGTATAACGTTGACAGCACGGTGCATCTTGTCCCAGAGTTGGACGGACTCCGGATTCTCAGTAACTACATCCACGAGTTCCTGCACAAAGTTCCAA CTGTTGTGGAGTGTGTGTTTAAGATCGGGTCCATCGAGCCAGGTGCCATGCTGTACGAAGCCTCCAGGGAATTCCAG AACGGGAGTCCGAAGGCGGACGAGTACATCCGGATGATCCAGGACCGGCTGCAGGCGGCGGTGGACCAGTGCATCCAGGCGGCGGGGAGCGAGCACGAACCAACCACGCAGAGGATGCTGCTCAGG GCCGCATCGTTTGGGAAGTGTTTCCTGAGCGACATGAACCCCGAGCCGTTCGTCCGCATGTGTCGGATGCTGCGTGTGCTCAACTCCGTCCGAGACTTCACCATCGGGATCCCGCTGTCCTGCGCACA ACTGGAACAGCTGTCCATGCCCGTGCTGATTGACAG ACTTGTGCTGAGAAGACAGTACCCGCTGGCCATCAGGGTCTGTCAGTACCTCAAGATGCCGGACGCTGAGGGGGTCAGCCGCATCCTCGCACACTGGGCATGTTACAAG GTGCAGCAGACCCATGTGGACGATGAGCTGATCGCCCGCTCGATAAACGAGAAGCTTCGCGACGCCCCGGGAATCTCGTACTCGGAGATCGCCGCGAAGGCAGCGGAGTGCGGCAGGACCGAGCTCGCCATACGG CTGCTGGAATACGAGCCCAAGTCTGCGGAGCAGGTTCCGCTGCTGATGAAGATGGGGCGAGACCAGCTGGCGCTGGCGAAGGCGGTGGACAGCGGGGACACTGATCTGG tcTACACTGTAGTGATGCACCTCAAGGAGAAGCTGACCTTGGGAGACTTCCTCATGACCATTCGGAACCTTCCGACGGCGCAGAGCCTCTACCTAcag TACTGCAAGGAGCAGAACCGAGAGATGCTTCAAGACCTGTACTACCAGGAGGACAACTTTCAGGAGTCAGCAAACTGTCGTGTCATGGACAGCTACAATGAGAcg agAATGGACGAGCGAATACGAGCGCTACAGCAGGCCCAGGAGGCCTACACCAAGGCCAGGAACGACTTCGCTGCAAAG GCGACAGAGGAGCAGGTGAGGCTGCTGAAGTACCAGATGAGGCTGGAGGAGGAGCTGAAGCGGCCGTACCTGGACCTGTCCCTACACGACACCATCTCACAGCTGACCACCGAGGGGAACCACAAGCTGGCGGAGCAGCTGCGCAAGGAGTTCAAGGTGCCGGATAAGAG GTTCTGGTGGCTGAAGATCCAGGCTCTAGCGGAGGGCAGCGATTGGGCGGAGCTTGACCGCTTCGCTAAGAGCAAGAAATCCCCCATCGGATACGAG CCGTTCATCGACGTGTGTCTGAAGCACCAGAACCGATACGAGGCCAACAAGTACGTGGGGCGCATCCCCGACCCAGGCAAGGTCAAGGCCTACATCAAGATCGG AAACCTTGAGCAGGCTGCGGAG ACGGCCCTGCAGCAGAGAAGCGAGGATGAGCTGAACCTTGTGCTGAGTAAGTGCACCTCCTCGCATCGCGTCCTCGCCGAGAAGATCAACACCATGAAGGCACAGATCTCAAGCAAGAAATAA
- the LOC136422774 gene encoding vacuolar protein sorting-associated protein 16 homolog isoform X1, producing the protein MAHVTGDWNPLGQVFYRKQEIYSMGWRDIDLDKFVVAAAPYGGPIALIRDETKLVRVQGSIRPVIYIYTSSGREISSIRWNSGHVIHLGWSCSEELLCVQEDGSVLVYDIFGQFKRTFSMGTEAKEMKVRDCRIFNSHQGTGLAVMTSTYRIFMVNNVDEPRIRRMADVPGLDAPPSSWVVISQDRQSRVLLARENDLYLLDHGGQYSRQLAPVSQQVEAYTEMAVSFNNKYLALFTNSGLLWIGSSDLERAYCEFDTKCPQRPKQLAWCGTGAIVGYWENILLMVGPGKDYVKYNVDSTVHLVPELDGLRILSNYIHEFLHKVPTVVECVFKIGSIEPGAMLYEASREFQNGSPKADEYIRMIQDRLQAAVDQCIQAAGSEHEPTTQRMLLRAASFGKCFLSDMNPEPFVRMCRMLRVLNSVRDFTIGIPLSCAQLEQLSMPVLIDRLVLRRQYPLAIRVCQYLKMPDAEGVSRILAHWACYKVQQTHVDDELIARSINEKLRDAPGISYSEIAAKAAECGRTELAIRLLEYEPKSAEQVPLLMKMGRDQLALAKAVDSGDTDLVYTVVMHLKEKLTLGDFLMTIRNLPTAQSLYLQYCKEQNREMLQDLYYQEDNFQESANCRVMDSYNETRMDERIRALQQAQEAYTKARNDFAAKATEEQVRLLKYQMRLEEELKRPYLDLSLHDTISQLTTEGNHKLAEQLRKEFKVPDKRFWWLKIQALAEGSDWAELDRFAKSKKSPIGYEPFIDVCLKHQNRYEANKYVGRIPDPGKVKAYIKIGNLEQAAETALQQRSEDELNLVLSKCTSSHRVLAEKINTMKAQISSKK; encoded by the exons ATGGCTCATGTGACTGGCGATTGGAACCCGCTGGGACAGGTTTTCTACAG GAAGCAGGAGATCTACTCCATGGGATGGCGCGACATCGACCTGGACAAGTTCGTGGTCGCCGCGGCGCCGTACGGGGGACCGATCGCGCTGATACGGGACGAGACGAAGCTGgtgcgggtacagggcagcATCCGACCcgtcatctacatctacacctCCTCTGGCAGGGAGATCTCCTCTATACGG TGGAACAGCGGTCATGTGATCCACCTGGGCTGGTCGTGCAGCGAGGAGCTGCTGTGTGTTCAGGAGGACGGGAGCGTGCTCGTGTACGACATCTTCGGGCAGTTCAAACGCACCTTCAGCATGGGCACC GAAGCAAAGGAGATGAAGGTCAGAGATTGCCGGATCTTCAACAGCCACCAGGGCACCGGCCTGGCCGTCATGACCAGCACCTACCGCATCTTCATGGTCAACAACGTGGACGAACCGCGCATTCGCAGGATGGCCGACGTGCCAG GTCTTGACGCCCCTCCCAGCAGTTGGGTGGTGATCTCGCAGGACCGACAGTCGCGCGTCCTTCTGGCGCGGGAGAACGACCTTTACCTGCTCGACCACGGCGGGCAGTACTCCCGACAG CTTGCCCCAGTAAGCCAGCAGGTTGAGGCGTACACAGAGATGGCCGTTTCCTTCAACAACAAGTACCTGGCTCTGTTCACCAACTCTGGCCTGCTGTGGATCGGGTCCTCAGATTTGGAG AGAGCGTACTGTGAGTTTGACACCAAGTGTCCGCAGAGACCCAAGCAGCTCGCCTG GTGCGGCACAGGTGCTATAGTGGGCTACTGGGAGAACATACTGCTGATGGTGGGTCCAGGGAAGGACTATGTAAAGTATAACGTTGACAGCACGGTGCATCTTGTCCCAGAGTTGGACGGACTCCGGATTCTCAGTAACTACATCCACGAGTTCCTGCACAAAGTTCCAA CTGTTGTGGAGTGTGTGTTTAAGATCGGGTCCATCGAGCCAGGTGCCATGCTGTACGAAGCCTCCAGGGAATTCCAG AACGGGAGTCCGAAGGCGGACGAGTACATCCGGATGATCCAGGACCGGCTGCAGGCGGCGGTGGACCAGTGCATCCAGGCGGCGGGGAGCGAGCACGAACCAACCACGCAGAGGATGCTGCTCAGG GCCGCATCGTTTGGGAAGTGTTTCCTGAGCGACATGAACCCCGAGCCGTTCGTCCGCATGTGTCGGATGCTGCGTGTGCTCAACTCCGTCCGAGACTTCACCATCGGGATCCCGCTGTCCTGCGCACA ACTGGAACAGCTGTCCATGCCCGTGCTGATTGACAG ACTTGTGCTGAGAAGACAGTACCCGCTGGCCATCAGGGTCTGTCAGTACCTCAAGATGCCGGACGCTGAGGGGGTCAGCCGCATCCTCGCACACTGGGCATGTTACAAG GTGCAGCAGACCCATGTGGACGATGAGCTGATCGCCCGCTCGATAAACGAGAAGCTTCGCGACGCCCCGGGAATCTCGTACTCGGAGATCGCCGCGAAGGCAGCGGAGTGCGGCAGGACCGAGCTCGCCATACGG CTGCTGGAATACGAGCCCAAGTCTGCGGAGCAGGTTCCGCTGCTGATGAAGATGGGGCGAGACCAGCTGGCGCTGGCGAAGGCGGTGGACAGCGGGGACACTGATCTGG tcTACACTGTAGTGATGCACCTCAAGGAGAAGCTGACCTTGGGAGACTTCCTCATGACCATTCGGAACCTTCCGACGGCGCAGAGCCTCTACCTAcag TACTGCAAGGAGCAGAACCGAGAGATGCTTCAAGACCTGTACTACCAGGAGGACAACTTTCAGGAGTCAGCAAACTGTCGTGTCATGGACAGCTACAATGAGAcg agAATGGACGAGCGAATACGAGCGCTACAGCAGGCCCAGGAGGCCTACACCAAGGCCAGGAACGACTTCGCTGCAAAG GCGACAGAGGAGCAGGTGAGGCTGCTGAAGTACCAGATGAGGCTGGAGGAGGAGCTGAAGCGGCCGTACCTGGACCTGTCCCTACACGACACCATCTCACAGCTGACCACCGAGGGGAACCACAAGCTGGCGGAGCAGCTGCGCAAGGAGTTCAAGGTGCCGGATAAGAG GTTCTGGTGGCTGAAGATCCAGGCTCTAGCGGAGGGCAGCGATTGGGCGGAGCTTGACCGCTTCGCTAAGAGCAAGAAATCCCCCATCGGATACGAG CCGTTCATCGACGTGTGTCTGAAGCACCAGAACCGATACGAGGCCAACAAGTACGTGGGGCGCATCCCCGACCCAGGCAAGGTCAAGGCCTACATCAAGATCGG aaaCCTTGAGCAGGCGGCGGAGACGGCCCTGCAGCAGAGAAGCGAGGATGAGCTGAACCTTGTGCTGAGTAAGTGCACCTCCTCGCATCGCGTCCTCGCCGAGAAGATCAACACCATGAAGGCACAGATCTCAAGCAAGAAATAA
- the LOC136422774 gene encoding vacuolar protein sorting-associated protein 16 homolog isoform X4, translated as MGTEAKEMKVRDCRIFNSHQGTGLAVMTSTYRIFMVNNVDEPRIRRMADVPGLDAPPSSWVVISQDRQSRVLLARENDLYLLDHGGQYSRQLAPVSQQVEAYTEMAVSFNNKYLALFTNSGLLWIGSSDLERAYCEFDTKCPQRPKQLAWCGTGAIVGYWENILLMVGPGKDYVKYNVDSTVHLVPELDGLRILSNYIHEFLHKVPTVVECVFKIGSIEPGAMLYEASREFQNGSPKADEYIRMIQDRLQAAVDQCIQAAGSEHEPTTQRMLLRAASFGKCFLSDMNPEPFVRMCRMLRVLNSVRDFTIGIPLSCAQLEQLSMPVLIDRLVLRRQYPLAIRVCQYLKMPDAEGVSRILAHWACYKVQQTHVDDELIARSINEKLRDAPGISYSEIAAKAAECGRTELAIRLLEYEPKSAEQVPLLMKMGRDQLALAKAVDSGDTDLVYTVVMHLKEKLTLGDFLMTIRNLPTAQSLYLQYCKEQNREMLQDLYYQEDNFQESANCRVMDSYNETRMDERIRALQQAQEAYTKARNDFAAKATEEQVRLLKYQMRLEEELKRPYLDLSLHDTISQLTTEGNHKLAEQLRKEFKVPDKRFWWLKIQALAEGSDWAELDRFAKSKKSPIGYEPFIDVCLKHQNRYEANKYVGRIPDPGKVKAYIKIGNLEQAAETALQQRSEDELNLVLSKCTSSHRVLAEKINTMKAQISSKK; from the exons atgggcacc GAAGCAAAGGAGATGAAGGTCAGAGATTGCCGGATCTTCAACAGCCACCAGGGCACCGGCCTGGCCGTCATGACCAGCACCTACCGCATCTTCATGGTCAACAACGTGGACGAACCGCGCATTCGCAGGATGGCCGACGTGCCAG GTCTTGACGCCCCTCCCAGCAGTTGGGTGGTGATCTCGCAGGACCGACAGTCGCGCGTCCTTCTGGCGCGGGAGAACGACCTTTACCTGCTCGACCACGGCGGGCAGTACTCCCGACAG CTTGCCCCAGTAAGCCAGCAGGTTGAGGCGTACACAGAGATGGCCGTTTCCTTCAACAACAAGTACCTGGCTCTGTTCACCAACTCTGGCCTGCTGTGGATCGGGTCCTCAGATTTGGAG AGAGCGTACTGTGAGTTTGACACCAAGTGTCCGCAGAGACCCAAGCAGCTCGCCTG GTGCGGCACAGGTGCTATAGTGGGCTACTGGGAGAACATACTGCTGATGGTGGGTCCAGGGAAGGACTATGTAAAGTATAACGTTGACAGCACGGTGCATCTTGTCCCAGAGTTGGACGGACTCCGGATTCTCAGTAACTACATCCACGAGTTCCTGCACAAAGTTCCAA CTGTTGTGGAGTGTGTGTTTAAGATCGGGTCCATCGAGCCAGGTGCCATGCTGTACGAAGCCTCCAGGGAATTCCAG AACGGGAGTCCGAAGGCGGACGAGTACATCCGGATGATCCAGGACCGGCTGCAGGCGGCGGTGGACCAGTGCATCCAGGCGGCGGGGAGCGAGCACGAACCAACCACGCAGAGGATGCTGCTCAGG GCCGCATCGTTTGGGAAGTGTTTCCTGAGCGACATGAACCCCGAGCCGTTCGTCCGCATGTGTCGGATGCTGCGTGTGCTCAACTCCGTCCGAGACTTCACCATCGGGATCCCGCTGTCCTGCGCACA ACTGGAACAGCTGTCCATGCCCGTGCTGATTGACAG ACTTGTGCTGAGAAGACAGTACCCGCTGGCCATCAGGGTCTGTCAGTACCTCAAGATGCCGGACGCTGAGGGGGTCAGCCGCATCCTCGCACACTGGGCATGTTACAAG GTGCAGCAGACCCATGTGGACGATGAGCTGATCGCCCGCTCGATAAACGAGAAGCTTCGCGACGCCCCGGGAATCTCGTACTCGGAGATCGCCGCGAAGGCAGCGGAGTGCGGCAGGACCGAGCTCGCCATACGG CTGCTGGAATACGAGCCCAAGTCTGCGGAGCAGGTTCCGCTGCTGATGAAGATGGGGCGAGACCAGCTGGCGCTGGCGAAGGCGGTGGACAGCGGGGACACTGATCTGG tcTACACTGTAGTGATGCACCTCAAGGAGAAGCTGACCTTGGGAGACTTCCTCATGACCATTCGGAACCTTCCGACGGCGCAGAGCCTCTACCTAcag TACTGCAAGGAGCAGAACCGAGAGATGCTTCAAGACCTGTACTACCAGGAGGACAACTTTCAGGAGTCAGCAAACTGTCGTGTCATGGACAGCTACAATGAGAcg agAATGGACGAGCGAATACGAGCGCTACAGCAGGCCCAGGAGGCCTACACCAAGGCCAGGAACGACTTCGCTGCAAAG GCGACAGAGGAGCAGGTGAGGCTGCTGAAGTACCAGATGAGGCTGGAGGAGGAGCTGAAGCGGCCGTACCTGGACCTGTCCCTACACGACACCATCTCACAGCTGACCACCGAGGGGAACCACAAGCTGGCGGAGCAGCTGCGCAAGGAGTTCAAGGTGCCGGATAAGAG GTTCTGGTGGCTGAAGATCCAGGCTCTAGCGGAGGGCAGCGATTGGGCGGAGCTTGACCGCTTCGCTAAGAGCAAGAAATCCCCCATCGGATACGAG CCGTTCATCGACGTGTGTCTGAAGCACCAGAACCGATACGAGGCCAACAAGTACGTGGGGCGCATCCCCGACCCAGGCAAGGTCAAGGCCTACATCAAGATCGG aaaCCTTGAGCAGGCGGCGGAGACGGCCCTGCAGCAGAGAAGCGAGGATGAGCTGAACCTTGTGCTGAGTAAGTGCACCTCCTCGCATCGCGTCCTCGCCGAGAAGATCAACACCATGAAGGCACAGATCTCAAGCAAGAAATAA
- the LOC136422774 gene encoding vacuolar protein sorting-associated protein 16 homolog isoform X6 — protein MGTEAKEMKVRDCRIFNSHQGTGLAVMTSTYRIFMVNNVDEPRIRRMADVPGLDAPPSSWVVISQDRQSRVLLARENDLYLLDHGGQYSRQLAPVSQQVEAYTEMAVSFNNKYLALFTNSGLLWIGSSDLERAYCEFDTKCPQRPKQLAWCGTGAIVGYWENILLMVGPGKDYVKYNVDSTVHLVPELDGLRILSNYIHEFLHKVPTVVECVFKIGSIEPGAMLYEASREFQNGSPKADEYIRMIQDRLQAAVDQCIQAAGSEHEPTTQRMLLRAASFGKCFLSDMNPEPFVRMCRMLRVLNSVRDFTIGIPLSCAQLEQLSMPVLIDRLVLRRQYPLAIRVCQYLKMPDAEGVSRILAHWACYKVQQTHVDDELIARSINEKLRDAPGISYSEIAAKAAECGRTELAIRLLEYEPKSAEQVPLLMKMGRDQLALAKAVDSGDTDLVYTVVMHLKEKLTLGDFLMTIRNLPTAQSLYLQYCKEQNREMLQDLYYQEDNFQESANCRVMDSYNETRMDERIRALQQAQEAYTKARNDFAAKATEEQVRLLKYQMRLEEELKRPYLDLSLHDTISQLTTEGNHKLAEQLRKEFKVPDKRFWWLKIQALAEGSDWAELDRFAKSKKSPIGYEPFIDVCLKHQNRYEANKYVGRIPDPGKVKAYIKIGNLEQAAETALQQRSEDELNLVLSKCTSSHRVLAEKINTMKAQISSKK, from the exons ATGGGAACT GAAGCAAAGGAGATGAAGGTCAGAGATTGCCGGATCTTCAACAGCCACCAGGGCACCGGCCTGGCCGTCATGACCAGCACCTACCGCATCTTCATGGTCAACAACGTGGACGAACCGCGCATTCGCAGGATGGCCGACGTGCCAG GTCTTGACGCCCCTCCCAGCAGTTGGGTGGTGATCTCGCAGGACCGACAGTCGCGCGTCCTTCTGGCGCGGGAGAACGACCTTTACCTGCTCGACCACGGCGGGCAGTACTCCCGACAG CTTGCCCCAGTAAGCCAGCAGGTTGAGGCGTACACAGAGATGGCCGTTTCCTTCAACAACAAGTACCTGGCTCTGTTCACCAACTCTGGCCTGCTGTGGATCGGGTCCTCAGATTTGGAG AGAGCGTACTGTGAGTTTGACACCAAGTGTCCGCAGAGACCCAAGCAGCTCGCCTG GTGCGGCACAGGTGCTATAGTGGGCTACTGGGAGAACATACTGCTGATGGTGGGTCCAGGGAAGGACTATGTAAAGTATAACGTTGACAGCACGGTGCATCTTGTCCCAGAGTTGGACGGACTCCGGATTCTCAGTAACTACATCCACGAGTTCCTGCACAAAGTTCCAA CTGTTGTGGAGTGTGTGTTTAAGATCGGGTCCATCGAGCCAGGTGCCATGCTGTACGAAGCCTCCAGGGAATTCCAG AACGGGAGTCCGAAGGCGGACGAGTACATCCGGATGATCCAGGACCGGCTGCAGGCGGCGGTGGACCAGTGCATCCAGGCGGCGGGGAGCGAGCACGAACCAACCACGCAGAGGATGCTGCTCAGG GCCGCATCGTTTGGGAAGTGTTTCCTGAGCGACATGAACCCCGAGCCGTTCGTCCGCATGTGTCGGATGCTGCGTGTGCTCAACTCCGTCCGAGACTTCACCATCGGGATCCCGCTGTCCTGCGCACA ACTGGAACAGCTGTCCATGCCCGTGCTGATTGACAG ACTTGTGCTGAGAAGACAGTACCCGCTGGCCATCAGGGTCTGTCAGTACCTCAAGATGCCGGACGCTGAGGGGGTCAGCCGCATCCTCGCACACTGGGCATGTTACAAG GTGCAGCAGACCCATGTGGACGATGAGCTGATCGCCCGCTCGATAAACGAGAAGCTTCGCGACGCCCCGGGAATCTCGTACTCGGAGATCGCCGCGAAGGCAGCGGAGTGCGGCAGGACCGAGCTCGCCATACGG CTGCTGGAATACGAGCCCAAGTCTGCGGAGCAGGTTCCGCTGCTGATGAAGATGGGGCGAGACCAGCTGGCGCTGGCGAAGGCGGTGGACAGCGGGGACACTGATCTGG tcTACACTGTAGTGATGCACCTCAAGGAGAAGCTGACCTTGGGAGACTTCCTCATGACCATTCGGAACCTTCCGACGGCGCAGAGCCTCTACCTAcag TACTGCAAGGAGCAGAACCGAGAGATGCTTCAAGACCTGTACTACCAGGAGGACAACTTTCAGGAGTCAGCAAACTGTCGTGTCATGGACAGCTACAATGAGAcg agAATGGACGAGCGAATACGAGCGCTACAGCAGGCCCAGGAGGCCTACACCAAGGCCAGGAACGACTTCGCTGCAAAG GCGACAGAGGAGCAGGTGAGGCTGCTGAAGTACCAGATGAGGCTGGAGGAGGAGCTGAAGCGGCCGTACCTGGACCTGTCCCTACACGACACCATCTCACAGCTGACCACCGAGGGGAACCACAAGCTGGCGGAGCAGCTGCGCAAGGAGTTCAAGGTGCCGGATAAGAG GTTCTGGTGGCTGAAGATCCAGGCTCTAGCGGAGGGCAGCGATTGGGCGGAGCTTGACCGCTTCGCTAAGAGCAAGAAATCCCCCATCGGATACGAG CCGTTCATCGACGTGTGTCTGAAGCACCAGAACCGATACGAGGCCAACAAGTACGTGGGGCGCATCCCCGACCCAGGCAAGGTCAAGGCCTACATCAAGATCGG aaaCCTTGAGCAGGCGGCGGAGACGGCCCTGCAGCAGAGAAGCGAGGATGAGCTGAACCTTGTGCTGAGTAAGTGCACCTCCTCGCATCGCGTCCTCGCCGAGAAGATCAACACCATGAAGGCACAGATCTCAAGCAAGAAATAA